GAGTCGAACGATCAGCGAGCGAGGCGTAGAGTTCGTCGAGCAGCACCTGGGCATTGTAGAAGCGGCCCGCGTGCCCGTTGAGGCAGGCCTCGCGCAACAGAGCGATGGCAATGCCGGTCTTGCCCGTACCGGGTGGTCCGATAAGCAGGATATTCTCGTTACGGTGCAGGAAGTCGAGCCCGGCCAGGGCGCGGATCTGACTCCGATCCACACCGGGTTGACGATCAAAAGGGAACGAGTCGAGAGTCCAGTGGTCCGATAAGCAGGATATTCTCGTTACGGTGCAGGAAGTCGAGCCCGGCCAGGGCGCGGATCTGACTCCGATCCACACCGGGTTGACGATCAAAAGGGAACGAGTCGAGAG
The DNA window shown above is from Acidiferrobacter sp. SPIII_3 and carries:
- a CDS encoding ATP-binding protein; amino-acid sequence: MDRSQIRALAGLDFLHRNENILLIGPPGTGKTGIAIALLREACLNGHAGRFYNAQVLLDELYASLADRSTPKLLAQLARSQPMLMARGPLLQCPGAARRTLRLAR